The Mycolicibacterium neoaurum DNA segment CGAGATCACCCGCGCCAACGACGGAATCGTCAACCAGCGCACCATCTATCAGACCGCCACTCGTGGCTTCGCGATGGTGCAGCGGCTGGAACGCTACGGCGTGAAGTTCGAGAAGGACGAGCACGGCGAATATGCGGTGCGCCAGGTGCACCGCTCCGGGTCGTACGTGCTCCCGATGCCCGAGGGCAAGGACGTCAAGAAGGCGCTCTACCGGGTGATGCGGCAACGGTCGATGCGCGAAAAGATCCAGATGGAGAACCGGCTCATGCCGGTCCGGGTGCTCGTACGAGACGGCAGGGCGGTGGGTGCGGCCGCGCTGAATACCCGAACCGGGGAGTTCGTGGCCGTCGCCGCCAAGGCCGTCATCCTGGCCACCGGCCCCTGCGGCCGACTCGGTCTGCCTGCATCGGGCTACCTCTACGGCACCTACGAGAATCCCACGAACGCCGGTGATGGCTACTCGATGGCCTACCACGCCGGCGCCGAACTGTCCGGAATCGAATGCTTCCAGGTCAATCCGCTGATCAAGGACTACAACGGCCCGGCGTGTGCATATGTGGCCAACCCGTTCGGTGGGTACCAGGTCAACGCCGAGGGGGAGCGCTTCGTCGACTCCGACTACTGGTCGGGGCAGATGATGTCGGAGGTGCACAGCGAGATCGAATCCGCGCGCGGTCCCATCTACCTGAAGGTGTCACATCTGCCGGATGAGACGCTGACCTCCCTGGAGAACATCCTGCACACCACCGAACGGCCCACCCGCGGCACGTTCCACGCCAACCGCGGCCACGACTACCGCACCCACGATATCGAGATGCACATCTCCGAGATCGGCCTCTGCAGCGGACATTCCGCGTCGGGGGTGTGGGTCGACGAGCACGCCCGCACCACCGTTCCCGGACTGTACGCGGCCGGTGATCTTGCGTGTGTCCCGCACAACTACATGATCGGCGCGTTCGTCTACGGCGATCTGGCCGGTGAGCACGCCGCGGGCACGCTGGCCGATACCCCGGTGCCGACAGAGCTGCCGGACGATCAGCTGGCCGCCGCCCACGACCTGATCTATCAGCCCTTGCGTCAACCGGACGGGCCGCCGCAGCCGCAGGTCGAGTACAAGTTGCGCCGGTTCGTCAATGACTATGTGGCGCCGCCGAAGACGGCCGCCAAACTGTCCATCGCGGTGCAGACCTTCGATCGGATGCGTGAAGAGGTGGCCGGAATCGGGGCGCGGACCCCGCATGAGTTGATGCGTGCCGTCGAAGTGTCCTTCATCCGCGACTGTGCCGAGATGGCGGCCCGGTCGTCGCTGACCCGCACCGAATCCCGTTGGGGTCTCTACCATGACCGAGCCGACGTGCCGATGCGCGACGACGACGAGTGGGGCTTCCACCTGAACCTGCGCAAGAACGCCGCCGGAGAGATGGAGTTCCTCAAGCGACCGGTCGCGCCATATCTGGTGCCGGTGCCCGGGCTGGACCACGTGCCGGGGAAAAGTGTGGACGCTCCGGCCGTCGGAGTTCAGCAGCCCGAATTGTTCGGCGGCAAGGCGCCCGCGACCGCGGTGTCGCGGATCGCCGAGCCTGCGGTGCAGCCGCCGTCGCCGCGCATCGCAGCGGTGCTGGCCCTCGACGAACCGACACTGGTCGAGTTGTCGGAGTACCTCACCGATGTCGACCCCGGAGTGCGGCGCACCGCCGTGGCGACCTTGGTGGAGAACCTGCCGGACGGGTATTGCCCGGCGCTGCTGGCCGCGCTCGGCGATGACGACCGCGAGGTGCGCCTGCAGGCAGCAGACTCGGTGCGTGAGCTGGTCGAGGTATTGCCCTATCCCGATGCCGTTGCCGTGCATCTGGATTCCGGTGATCCGGTGGTGCGCGCCGCCACGGTGTACGTGCTGAGTTCGCGGCGCGCCGGCGTCGCGGCCGACTACCGCCGGGCGGTGACCGACGGTGACCAACGGGTCCGCATCGAGGCGGTGCGCGCGTTGGTCTCGGTGGACGATGTCGAGGGCGTGGCCGCCGCGGCCACCGATGACAGCCGTGAGGTGCGCATCGCGGTGGCCAATGCGCTGGCCACGCTGGGGGCAGGGGCCGACTCGGTGCGACATCTGCTCGGTGACAACGACCCGTTGGTCCGCGCCGCCGCCCTGGCCGCCCTCGGGGTGCTCGGCGCCGCCGACGCCGACGTGCCGGTCATCGAGCGGGCGTTGTCGGAACCGGCCTGGCAGATCCGGGTCGGCGCGGCGAAGGCGCTGTCGGGGGTGTCGGCACCCTTGGCGGTGCCGACGCTGTCGCGGGCACTGTCCGACACCCACCTGGACGTGCGCAAGGCCGCCGTGCTGAGTCTGACCCGGTGGGCCGACTCGGAGTCCGCCGCGCGGGAGGCACTCGGACTGGCGCTCAAGGACGTCGACGCCGATGTGCGGGCGTATGCCCGCAGGGCGCTCGAACCCGCCTAGAGCCCCAGTCCCTGATACGTGCGGCGGACGAATTTGGGTTGCGCCATGCGCAGTTTCGCCAGTGAGGTGTTACCGGCCACCTGGGCGATATCGGAGGTCAGGTCCGGATAGTTCTGGATCAGGTACAGCACGATGACGTCATTGGCCGGGTCGGCCTGCCACCAGGTGCCGAATGCGCCCGGCCAGCCGAAGGTGCCCAGCCCACCCGGGCCGAAGAAGCGCTCGGACTGCGCGGGATCGGTGACCACCGACATCGACAACCCGAAGCCGCGG contains these protein-coding regions:
- a CDS encoding fumarate reductase/succinate dehydrogenase flavoprotein subunit, coding for EITRANDGIVNQRTIYQTATRGFAMVQRLERYGVKFEKDEHGEYAVRQVHRSGSYVLPMPEGKDVKKALYRVMRQRSMREKIQMENRLMPVRVLVRDGRAVGAAALNTRTGEFVAVAAKAVILATGPCGRLGLPASGYLYGTYENPTNAGDGYSMAYHAGAELSGIECFQVNPLIKDYNGPACAYVANPFGGYQVNAEGERFVDSDYWSGQMMSEVHSEIESARGPIYLKVSHLPDETLTSLENILHTTERPTRGTFHANRGHDYRTHDIEMHISEIGLCSGHSASGVWVDEHARTTVPGLYAAGDLACVPHNYMIGAFVYGDLAGEHAAGTLADTPVPTELPDDQLAAAHDLIYQPLRQPDGPPQPQVEYKLRRFVNDYVAPPKTAAKLSIAVQTFDRMREEVAGIGARTPHELMRAVEVSFIRDCAEMAARSSLTRTESRWGLYHDRADVPMRDDDEWGFHLNLRKNAAGEMEFLKRPVAPYLVPVPGLDHVPGKSVDAPAVGVQQPELFGGKAPATAVSRIAEPAVQPPSPRIAAVLALDEPTLVELSEYLTDVDPGVRRTAVATLVENLPDGYCPALLAALGDDDREVRLQAADSVRELVEVLPYPDAVAVHLDSGDPVVRAATVYVLSSRRAGVAADYRRAVTDGDQRVRIEAVRALVSVDDVEGVAAAATDDSREVRIAVANALATLGAGADSVRHLLGDNDPLVRAAALAALGVLGAADADVPVIERALSEPAWQIRVGAAKALSGVSAPLAVPTLSRALSDTHLDVRKAAVLSLTRWADSESAAREALGLALKDVDADVRAYARRALEPA